Within Halobacterium jilantaiense, the genomic segment CACATGGTCCCGCATGGGTAATCGGCTTCGGCCCCAGAAGCAGCACGTGTGACGGAACCAGCCCTCAAATCGTTGAACAGCCAAGCGACATGGCACGAACTACCAGCGCCCGCAATCGATGAACCGTCGAACGTTCCTCAGAGCGGCGGCCGCCAGTGGCGTCACTGCCACGGCTGGCTGCCTCGGTTTCGGGACCCCTCCATCTCCGATTCGGGACCAGTCAATCGACGTACTCGACCGCGGCTGCGAAGAACGACAGCACACCGCGTCACTCGACTACGATGATACCGAGAATCGTCTCCAGATGACTGGCACGCTGTCCGGAACGCAGCGATGCGGGGATCTCTCGGTCGAATCAAACTACTTCGAGGAATCGAAGCACGTGGTTGTCGATGTAACTCCAGTTGATACGGTAAGCTGTCCCAATTGCACCCGATACTACCAATACGAGGCAGCGGTGTCGTTCCGGGAACGACCGTCGTCGATTTATCTGGCCCACTGGGAATCCTACGACCAACTCGGGGACTGGTGGTCGATGGGCGTGAACGCCACCAATAGTGACACGGCGTGAGTGCCACGGAAGTCACGCGTAGTCGGTAGAAGCTGAATAGGGGCCGGCCGCGATTGCGAACCGGATCTGATGTTCTCCGTCGTTCACGAACAGGCTGATATTAGCGTTCTCGTCTGCCCCCGTTCGAGGACAACATCGAGGACCTCAGAGATCCCGGATGCCATATCGTACTCGTGATAGTGTATAGAAAAAACGCTGAGGCACTTCAAAGCAGATTTGACATTCACAAAGTAAAATCTTCACCTCCTTGACGAAACAAAAGCCACGTAAGCGAGAACAACCAAGAGACCCACGACAAACACGCAGAGGCCCGGATATTGGAAGAACAGCTCAGTCAGCGAACGCTGCTCACCATACCCACCTGCTCCAACCTGCTGCCAATCGGACGCTGGCTCCGCGAAGACGGCAACAGCGTACTCGACGAGCAAGCTGAAGAACGAGATGACACCAAGGATACTGAGAGCATTCTTGATCCGGGATCGGATACGCGACGTACGCTCTTCAGCAGCGAAGCTCAGAATCAGTGGGCTGTTCGTTGGACCGTAGACGTCCATGTCTTTCCCTCGTTTGGATACCCATGTGTCAACAGGCTCAACGAGACCTGCATCCTCCAGTTTGTTCAGATGATAGTGTGTATTCTGAAGTGACGTGTCCGTAACCTCCCGTAATTCGGACGGTGTCTGTGGGTCCTGCTGGATCGCCGTGTAGATTTTGAGCGTCGTCTCGTCGCCTAGTGTCTCGAACAGTGAGATTGCATCCTTCTCGTTCATATCGACGATTCGGAGTGGCTCATTACGACCGAGTGGGCGGTCGTTTTGTGCGAGGTCACGGGGTGAAGCCATTCTCGTGTACTGGATTATGTCATGCTCACCTCACTTATCACAACCGCACGATCTCATTGCCAGTTTCTCAGCGAGCCCACACTAAAAATCGCAATGTGAACGGTGTAGCAAGACTCCACATTTAATCAACTAGTTTTAAAAATAATTGTCGGCCTTCAGGTACTCACTAGATAATGTAAGTACAATATATTGGCACTACGAAAACGAACATGTCGTCCAACGGCGGGAACGATAGTACAGAGACGCTTACTGTGTCTCGTCGAGGAGTAATCGCGAGTGTCGGTACTGCACTCACTCTCTCTGCAACCCCGGCTGTCGCCAAGAGAGATGACACCACGGAAATTCCATACGTCGTGACAGATGACGAGGTGCTCAAGCACAAAAAGGTCCCTCAGCCGTGGCTGGAGCATACCCGACACGTTCTCCACGCGAGAGCCGATCTCGAGGACCCGGTCGAGCCAACGTCCGGTAGTCAGTCAGTTGGTGTCGCTCGGTCGTCGGAAACGTACGGCGGCAAGCCTGGACTCAAAATTCAGGTAGCAACTGACGCTCGCGCCCAATCTGTCGTGCCGTCGGATGTCAGAGGTGTCGAAGTCGAGGCCGTGGAAAAAGAGGACTGGCGGACGGCCTGCTACTACGATACTCCGGATAACATTACTGGCGGTCTCCCCATCGAAGCTCGGTGGGAAGAGGGTGGCCAGTCGTACACTGGTTGGGGGACTGCGGGCTTGCCTGTAAAAGACAGTAATGGGAATGAACGACTACTCACGGCTGATCATCTCTGGGAGAACAAACCCTGTCAGTCCAGTGAAGGTGAGGAAGCCACACAGTACACGCAGGACTTCGGGAAGGTGGCAGAATCACAGGCCGAACCGGATTTTGCTCTCGTAGAGAAAACGAATAGCTCTTTGAGCCTATCGGATGGAATCCACGAAGAGAATCGCACGCTATCTGTCTCTGGATGGTTCCCGGAAGAGGCCATTAGTGAACTCGTCTCTGAGGGGAAATCCGTTCACAAAATGGGAGTCACGACTGGGAAGACGACGGGAACGATTGACGCGATGAACCAGTCACTCGGGAACGGTTGTGGCAACCTCGAGAATCGGGGAGTGGTCGTCAACGGCATCGAAGTTGGCGAGGGAGATTCAGGTGGTCCGATGTACCGCATCGAGGACGTCCTCGGGACCAAACACGCCGTTCTCGTCGGCCACACAACTCACGCGACGAACATCAATGATACCGCGTCCTGTATCGGAGAGGACCGTGATATCGGCCGGAAGGCGGCTGGCCACGCTTGGTT encodes:
- a CDS encoding ArsR/SmtB family transcription factor; the encoded protein is MNEKDAISLFETLGDETTLKIYTAIQQDPQTPSELREVTDTSLQNTHYHLNKLEDAGLVEPVDTWVSKRGKDMDVYGPTNSPLILSFAAEERTSRIRSRIKNALSILGVISFFSLLVEYAVAVFAEPASDWQQVGAGGYGEQRSLTELFFQYPGLCVFVVGLLVVLAYVAFVSSRR